The following DNA comes from Laspinema palackyanum D2c.
GCACCGGCAGCGATCGCCTCATCCAGATGGTTTCCCGCCATTTGAAACGCTTGGTCTGTAGCATAGCTGGATAGGGGCCAGCCACAGCATTGAGTGCGTCCCGGATAATAGACTGGAGTGGCTCCTACGGTCCGAAATACATTTTCCATTGATTCCGGTTGGTAGGGGTCATCGTAAGGGATTGTTTTTTGAGCGCGCAGGAGATAGCAGCCATAGAATGCGGCGCATTTGAGTCCACTGAGCTTGCGGGTGACTCGTTTTTGGAGTTCATCGAGTCCATAGTCTGTGACTAAGGCCCATAATAGATGTTTGACTTCCGTGGTGCCTTGGTAGGGAGCACAATTTTGTTTTTGGAGTAATCCATTAATCTGGTTGAGATAGGCGGGGTCCGAGGTTTGGAACTCTTTGAGACGCTCATCCACATGACCGATAACCCCTTGACAAGTGCTGCAATGGGTGAGTAAGGGGAGATTGAGTTGTTCCGCGAGGGCAATATTGCGGGCGTTGACCGTATCTTCTAGGAGGCGAGAATCTTCTTTGAAGGTGCCGGAACCGCAGCAGGAGGCTTTTTTGAGTTCCAACAGTTCGATGCCGAGGGCTTTAGTTAATGCGGCAGTGGATTGATAGAGTTCGCCGCAAGCGCCTTGAGCAACACAGCCGGGAAAGTAAGCGTATTTGAGGGTAACTGATGGCATGGCAGTGGCACAGTTGAGAGGACGTTGGGGGCGATCGCCGCAAGTAAGCTCAAGGCGATCGCTTCTTCTATTATTATGATGTGGCCTGGGGTGCTACACTGCCCTTTCTTAATTGCTGCTTAATTTTAGAAGGGTCATTGGTCCTTGGTCCTCGGTCCTCCGTCGGTGAGTATTGCACAATCCAAATGACAAATGACAAAGGACAAATGACAAAGGACCCTAGGTCAGGAATCAATTATCAGTTGAAAAAAAATAGGCATTCTGCGAAGCAAAGAAAACATTAAGAAATCCCGTGTGGGTGATGCATCTTTCAGATAAGATGGGAAAACGGCCTTGAGCCAGTCATCGGGCATAGGAGTTTTAGAAACGACTAAGGGCCGGAACCGACAAACCAGGGTAGGGACAATTGCAGGTTAGAACCGCCCCGCCCCACCCCCATTGTTATGATTTGCTGCATTCAAAGAGGACATCCCCATGAGTCAAGACATTTTTTCCCAAGTCAAGAAAATCGTTACGGAACAACTGGAAGTTGAAGGGGATAAAGTCACCCCATCCGCCAGCTTTGCCGAAGACCTCGGCGCTGATTCCCTGGATACCGTGGAATTGGTGATGGCATTAGAAGAAAACTTTGATATTGAAATTCCTGACGAAGCAGCAGAAAAAATTACCACTGTCCAAGAGGCAGTGAACTACATCGAGAGCCAAGTTGCAGCAAAAGCATAAAGCAGACTGCTTTCACCTGGATTCTGCGTGTTTGGTGTGGCAGCAAGAGATACAGCAATCATGACCAGCTTAGAACGAAAACGAGTTGTTGTTACGGGTCTCGGTGCGGTTACGCCCATCGGCAATACCTTACAGGAATATTGGGAAGGGTTGTTGAGTGGACGTAATGGCATTGGTCCCATTACCCTGTTCGATCCGTCGAGTCATTCCTGCCGGATTGCCGGTGAGGTGAAAGGATTTGACCCCCATGATTACTTGGAAAAAAAAGAAGCCAAGCGCATGGATCGATTTGCTCAGTTTGCGATCGCCGCGAGTAAGCAAGCGATCGCCGATGCAAGTTTCGAGATTAATAACTTGAACGCAGAGCAAGTGGGTATCGTCATCGGCAATGGCATCGGTGGCATGAAGGTGATGGAAGATCAGCAAACGATCTACCTCGATCGCGGACCGGACCGATGCAGTCCATTCATGGTTCCGATGATGATCGCCAATATGGCAGCAGGTTTGACTGCCATTCATACCGGAGCCAAGGGACCCAATTCTTGTGTCGTCACGGCTTGTGCAGCCGGTTCCAATGCCGTAGGAGATGCCTTTCGCCTCATTCAAGGCGGATACGCTCAAGCGATGCTTTGTGGCGGAACGGAAGCGGCAGTGACACCGCTATCGGTTGCCGGGTTTGCAGCAGCGCGGGCGGTTTCTACCCGGAATGATGATCCGCTTCATGCCTGCCGTCCGTTTGATCGCGATCGCGATGGATTTGTGATGGGCGAAGGAGCGGGCATTTTACTCCTCGAAGAACTGGAGCACGCTCTGGCACGAGGGGCAAAAATCTATGCGGAAATGGTAGGCTATGCCATGACCTGTGATGCCTATCACATGACCTCCCCCGTCCCCGGTGGTGAAGGGGCCACACGAGCGATGTTACTCGCCCTGAAAGATGCCGGAATCACACCGGAACAGGTGAGCTACATCAATGCTCACGGCACCAGCACCGCTGCCAACGATAAGACCGAAACCAACGCGATTAAAAACGCTTTGGGAGAACACGCTTACAAGGTAGCAGTTAGCTCTACAAAGTCAATGACCGGGCATTTGCTAGGGGGTTCTGGTGGCATTGAAGCGGTGGCAACCGTCCTGGCAGTGGCCCATGATAAAGTGCCCCCGACGATTAACCTAGAGAATCCAGATCCAGAGTGCGATCTCGATTATGTGCCGCATCACAGCCGGGATTGCCCGGTGAATGTAGCCCTCTCCAATTCCTTTGGGTTTGGGGGACATAACGTCACCCTAGCCTTTGCCAAATACCAGTAAAGGGTTAAGGTGACAAGGTTGCCTGCCGGATGAAGTTTATTTTTGAGTTTCACCTGAACGGTTAAGCCCACAGATAGCGGGTTTCATTCTATAGATTAACTCCTTGTCACTTTACCCTTGCCCATCGATCCGGGTAATGGGATCATGGGATAACCTGTTTGAGGCGATCGCCAGGAGTTGACAACAGCTCATCACCCCAAATCGCCCTGCATTACCAGACTAACCTTAGACAATCGACCCTCATTTACACAAAAGAAACTATGGCCGTATCTGCTCCAACCAAACAATCTCTCGAAGAACTCTGCATCAACAGCATCCGCTTCCTGGCGATCGATGCGGTAGAAAAAGCCAACTCCGGTCACCCCGGTTTACCAATGGGTGCAGCGCCAATGGCGTTCGTCCTGTGGGATAAATTCATGCGGTTCAACCCCAAAAACCCCAAGTGGTTTAACCGCGATCGCTTCGTCCTCTCTGCTGGACATGGCTGTATGCTCCAGTACGCCCTACTTTACCTCACGGGCTACAGAGGCTTAGAGTTAGAAGACCTCAAACAATTCCGTCAGTGGGAATCCAAAACCCCGGGTCACCCCGAAAACTTCCAAACTGAAGGGGTCGAAGTCACCACCGGACCCCTCGGCCAAGGAATTGCCAATGCTGTCGGTTTGGCTGTGGCTGAAGCCCACCTCGCCGCCAAATTTAACAAACCCGACCTCACCATCGTTGACCATTACACCTACGTCATTTTGGGCGATGGTTGCAACATGGAAGGGATTTCCGGCGAAGCCTGCTCTTTGGCGGGTCACTGGGGACTCGGTAAACTGATCGCCTTCTACGACGACAACCACATCTCCATTGATGGTTCCACGGACATCTCCTTTACCGAAGATGTCAGCAAGCGCTTTGAATCCTACAATTGGCACGTCCTCCACGTCGAAAACGGTAACACCGACCTGGATGCCATTGCCAAGGCGATCGAAGAAGCCAAAGCAGTCACCGACAAGCCCACCTTAATCAAAGTCACCACCACCATCGGCTTCGGTTCTCCCAACAAAGCCAACAGCCATGATGTCCACGGTGCAGCCCTCGGTGCTTCCGAAGTCCAAGCCACTCGCGACCATCTCGGCTGGAACTATGGCCCGTTTGAAGTCCCCGAAGATGCTCTCGGTCACTTCCGCAAAGCCGTCGATCGCGGTGCCAAATATGAAGAAGAATGGAACAGCCTCTGGACTCGCTACAAAGCCGAGTATTCCGAAGAAGCTGCTGACTTAGAACGGATGATGAGTGGCAAACTCCCCGATGGCTGGCACAAATCCCTCCCCACCTTCCAACCCGGTGAGAAAGCCGATGCCACCCGGAACCAATCCGGTGTCTGCTTGAATGCGATCGCCGGAGTCCTCCCCGACTTGATCGGCGGTTCCGCTGACTTAGCCCCCTCCAACAAAACCTTACTGAAATCTTCCAAAGATTTCCAAAAAGGTGCCTACGAAAACCGTAACATCCGCTTCGGCGTCCGCGAACATGGCATGGGTGCCATCTGCAACGGTATCGCCCTGCATGGTTCCGGTTTAATCTCCTACGGTGCCACCTTCCTGGTGTTTACCGACTATATGCGCGGTGCCATTCGTCTGTCCGCCCTCTCTCAAGCTGGGGTAATCTGGGTGATGACCCACGACTCCATCGCCTTGGGTGAAGATGGCCCGACTCACCAACCCATTGAGCATATCCCCTCGCTGCGCGCCATTCCTGACCTGATCGTGCTGCGTCCGGCAGATGGCAACGAAACCTCCGGTGCCTACAAAGTCGCCGTGGAAAAAGCCAAAGGCATTGGTGCGGATCATCCCTATCCCTCCCTCTTGGCCCTGTCTCGCCAAAACCTGCCGAACCTGGAAGGAACCTCCATCGAAGGCGTTGCTAAAGGTGGCTACATTCTTTCCGATAGCGAAGGCACTCCGGATGTCATCTTGATCGGAACGGGTGGCGAACTCTATCTCTGCGCCGAAGCCGCTGA
Coding sequences within:
- a CDS encoding CoB--CoM heterodisulfide reductase iron-sulfur subunit B family protein codes for the protein MPSVTLKYAYFPGCVAQGACGELYQSTAALTKALGIELLELKKASCCGSGTFKEDSRLLEDTVNARNIALAEQLNLPLLTHCSTCQGVIGHVDERLKEFQTSDPAYLNQINGLLQKQNCAPYQGTTEVKHLLWALVTDYGLDELQKRVTRKLSGLKCAAFYGCYLLRAQKTIPYDDPYQPESMENVFRTVGATPVYYPGRTQCCGWPLSSYATDQAFQMAGNHLDEAIAAGADCLVTPCPLCHLNLDSRQPEVAKFMGHKLDLPVLHLPQLVALALGIPPKALGLDRHVVSTRSVLEKLGL
- the acpP gene encoding acyl carrier protein; protein product: MSQDIFSQVKKIVTEQLEVEGDKVTPSASFAEDLGADSLDTVELVMALEENFDIEIPDEAAEKITTVQEAVNYIESQVAAKA
- the fabF gene encoding beta-ketoacyl-ACP synthase II, producing MTSLERKRVVVTGLGAVTPIGNTLQEYWEGLLSGRNGIGPITLFDPSSHSCRIAGEVKGFDPHDYLEKKEAKRMDRFAQFAIAASKQAIADASFEINNLNAEQVGIVIGNGIGGMKVMEDQQTIYLDRGPDRCSPFMVPMMIANMAAGLTAIHTGAKGPNSCVVTACAAGSNAVGDAFRLIQGGYAQAMLCGGTEAAVTPLSVAGFAAARAVSTRNDDPLHACRPFDRDRDGFVMGEGAGILLLEELEHALARGAKIYAEMVGYAMTCDAYHMTSPVPGGEGATRAMLLALKDAGITPEQVSYINAHGTSTAANDKTETNAIKNALGEHAYKVAVSSTKSMTGHLLGGSGGIEAVATVLAVAHDKVPPTINLENPDPECDLDYVPHHSRDCPVNVALSNSFGFGGHNVTLAFAKYQ
- the tkt gene encoding transketolase encodes the protein MAVSAPTKQSLEELCINSIRFLAIDAVEKANSGHPGLPMGAAPMAFVLWDKFMRFNPKNPKWFNRDRFVLSAGHGCMLQYALLYLTGYRGLELEDLKQFRQWESKTPGHPENFQTEGVEVTTGPLGQGIANAVGLAVAEAHLAAKFNKPDLTIVDHYTYVILGDGCNMEGISGEACSLAGHWGLGKLIAFYDDNHISIDGSTDISFTEDVSKRFESYNWHVLHVENGNTDLDAIAKAIEEAKAVTDKPTLIKVTTTIGFGSPNKANSHDVHGAALGASEVQATRDHLGWNYGPFEVPEDALGHFRKAVDRGAKYEEEWNSLWTRYKAEYSEEAADLERMMSGKLPDGWHKSLPTFQPGEKADATRNQSGVCLNAIAGVLPDLIGGSADLAPSNKTLLKSSKDFQKGAYENRNIRFGVREHGMGAICNGIALHGSGLISYGATFLVFTDYMRGAIRLSALSQAGVIWVMTHDSIALGEDGPTHQPIEHIPSLRAIPDLIVLRPADGNETSGAYKVAVEKAKGIGADHPYPSLLALSRQNLPNLEGTSIEGVAKGGYILSDSEGTPDVILIGTGGELYLCAEAAEKLRAQGKKVRVISMPSCELFDEQDEAYRESVLPQAVKKRLVVEAGSSYGWHRYFGDQGSSISVDRFGASSPGEVALERFGYTVDNIVSKASAL